The DNA window GCCCTGCTCGATGAACCCCTGGCGCACGCAGACGCCCTTCGTGAGCGTCAGCGCACCTGCGTTGTTGTCAACGAAGTTGTTGGTGCCCTCTTTCTTGATCGCACCGAGGTTCTGGAACTGGGTGATGCGCAGGCGATCGATCTCGCGGCCGTCTGCCTTCACGACACCCTCCGGCGTGACCTCGACAGAGCTCGCCTTGCCAACGTTGATGGCGCCCTTGAGGCCCATCAGCTGCGCGCCCTCTGAGGTGACGAGATGACCGTCCGGCGCGAGGCGGAATGCACCGTTCCTGGTGTAGCGCACATCGCTGCCGATCTTCACGGTGAAGAAGCCCTTGCCATTGTCGTCGAGGGCGAGGTCGAAGCTGTTGCCCGTCTCGCGCAGCGAGCCCTGGGAGAAGCCAGTGACCGTGTCCTGGCGCATGCCGCCTTCCATCTCGAGGCCACCGCCGACCTCCATGTAGCCGTTGAACTCGGCGCGGCCACCCTTGCCTGGGATGAAGCCCATCTTCTTGTCGAGCACATCAGAGAACGAGCTGATGTACGCCGTCTCTCGGCGATAGCCCGTCGTCGTGGCGTTGGCCAGGTTGTTGGTGATGATGTCCTGCTTCATCGACATCTGGATCATGCCGGCGTTGGCATACTTCATACCGTCTAGCATCGTGGGCGTACCTCTCCTTGATGGATGTCGGAAACCGTGTCTGGGGGCCTACCCCTGGAACCCTTCACGCGTCGATTCAGATGCAGGCGCTGCCTGACGGGCCTCGACCCCCGATGACGGAGAGCGATCAACCTGCACCGTGAACGCGAGAATCTCGCCAACCAGATGATACAGACGTCCGGGAACAACCGTCACAGCGGGCAAATCC is part of the Pseudomonadota bacterium genome and encodes:
- a CDS encoding flagellar hook-basal body complex protein: MLDGMKYANAGMIQMSMKQDIITNNLANATTTGYRRETAYISSFSDVLDKKMGFIPGKGGRAEFNGYMEVGGGLEMEGGMRQDTVTGFSQGSLRETGNSFDLALDDNGKGFFTVKIGSDVRYTRNGAFRLAPDGHLVTSEGAQLMGLKGAINVGKASSVEVTPEGVVKADGREIDRLRITQFQNLGAIKKEGTNNFVDNNAGALTLTKGVCVRQGFIEQGNVNAVAEMVELMQVSRAFEANQKMLQTQDQVLRKAANELGKVR